A genomic segment from Flavobacterium litorale encodes:
- a CDS encoding acyl-CoA reductase has protein sequence MTLTESKKAFITLGKFLSQFSDEGAAHNDTIPHNDVFFNDFKSLIDVSQSHNRWFTPDNVRFAIQSWAKALTATNLDRWLTNYTMNYTSPKTVGLVLAGNIPLVGFHDFLSVLITGNKVLVKTSSNDKHLLPFLAQYLIVIQPKLQNYITFTENKLENFDAVIATGSNNTARYFEYYFEDKPAIIRKNRNSVAILTGNETKADLEALGEDIFRYFGLGCRNVSKLFVPTDYNFKTFFEAVYKYGDIIHYDKYANNYDYNKAVFLMSEFKILDNEFLTLKEDESYTSPIASLFYEYYDDIEQLKTKLDTEAHQLQCIVSNKVTVNSIPFGQTQQPELWDYADNVDTIAFLTRLK, from the coding sequence ATGACGTTAACAGAATCAAAAAAAGCGTTTATAACACTAGGTAAATTTTTAAGTCAATTCTCCGATGAGGGTGCTGCGCATAACGATACTATACCGCACAACGATGTATTTTTTAACGACTTTAAATCGTTGATAGATGTATCGCAATCTCATAACCGTTGGTTTACGCCAGATAATGTGCGTTTTGCAATACAATCGTGGGCAAAAGCACTTACAGCAACTAATTTAGATAGATGGTTAACTAATTACACCATGAACTATACTAGCCCTAAAACGGTTGGGCTGGTTTTAGCGGGTAACATACCCTTGGTTGGATTTCACGATTTTTTATCGGTACTTATAACAGGTAATAAAGTGTTGGTAAAAACATCGTCTAACGACAAACATTTGCTGCCTTTTTTAGCCCAATACCTTATAGTTATTCAACCAAAACTGCAAAACTACATTACTTTTACCGAAAATAAACTAGAAAATTTTGATGCTGTTATTGCCACAGGCAGTAATAATACAGCACGTTACTTTGAATATTATTTTGAAGATAAACCTGCTATTATTCGTAAAAACAGAAATTCGGTAGCCATACTAACGGGTAACGAAACCAAAGCAGATTTGGAAGCTTTAGGCGAAGATATATTCCGATATTTTGGCTTGGGTTGCCGAAATGTATCCAAGCTATTTGTACCGACAGACTACAATTTTAAAACTTTTTTTGAAGCTGTATATAAATATGGCGATATTATTCATTACGATAAATATGCTAATAATTACGACTATAATAAAGCCGTATTTTTAATGAGCGAGTTTAAAATATTGGATAATGAATTCCTGACGTTGAAAGAGGACGAAAGTTATACCTCGCCTATCGCATCATTATTTTACGAATATTATGATGATATTGAGCAATTAAAAACAAAACTAGATACAGAAGCCCACCAATTACAATGTATTGTAAGCAATAAAGTAACAGTTAACAGTATTCCGTTTGGGCAAACACAACAGCCTGAACTATGGGACTATGCTGATAATGTAGATACCATTGCATTTTTAACGCGCTTAAAATAA
- a CDS encoding 4Fe-4S dicluster domain-containing protein, with product MAIIITDECINCGACEPECPNTAIYEGADDWRYKDGTSLQGKVVLPSGEEVDADAAQTPISDDLYYIVPSKCTECKGFHEEPQCAAVCPVDCCVPDDNHVESEETLLNRQSFLHNE from the coding sequence ATGGCTATTATTATAACAGACGAATGTATAAATTGTGGGGCATGCGAACCAGAATGCCCTAACACAGCGATATACGAAGGTGCGGATGATTGGAGATATAAAGACGGAACAAGTTTACAGGGTAAGGTAGTATTACCATCGGGTGAGGAAGTAGATGCTGATGCTGCCCAAACACCAATATCAGACGATTTGTATTATATAGTACCGAGTAAGTGTACCGAGTGTAAAGGTTTTCATGAAGAACCACAATGTGCGGCAGTATGCCCTGTAGATTGTTGTGTTCCTGATGATAACCATGTGGAGAGCGAAGAAACATTGCTAAACAGACAGTCTTTTTTACATAATGAGTAA
- the ychF gene encoding redox-regulated ATPase YchF: MKAGIVGLPNVGKSTLFNCLSNAKAQSANFPFCTIEPNVGVVNVPDPRLEKLEELVTPERVIPATVEIVDIAGLVKGASKGEGLGNQFLGNIRECNAIIHVLRCFDNDNIVHVDGSVDPIRDKETIDIELQLKDLETVEKRLEKVKRAAKTGNKEAQAEEALLNRLRAVLLEGKSARVVQPQNQDEEELMEAFQLITTKPVLYVCNVDEGAAATGNAYVDKVRELVKDENAQVIVLAVGTEADITELETYEERQMFLEDLGLKEPGASVLIRSAYKLLDLQTYFTAGVKEVRAWTIKVGDTAPQAAGVIHTDFEKGFIRAEVIAYDDYESYGSEAKVKEAGKLRVEGKEYIVKDGDVMHFRFNV; encoded by the coding sequence ATGAAAGCAGGAATAGTAGGATTGCCAAATGTAGGTAAATCAACCCTTTTTAATTGTTTGTCTAACGCCAAGGCGCAAAGCGCTAACTTTCCGTTTTGTACCATAGAGCCTAATGTGGGTGTGGTAAATGTACCCGACCCACGATTGGAAAAATTAGAAGAATTAGTAACGCCAGAACGTGTAATTCCTGCTACGGTAGAAATTGTAGACATTGCAGGTTTGGTAAAAGGTGCAAGTAAGGGCGAAGGACTAGGTAACCAGTTTTTAGGTAACATTAGGGAGTGTAATGCTATTATACACGTATTACGTTGTTTTGATAACGATAATATTGTACACGTAGATGGTAGCGTAGACCCTATACGTGATAAAGAAACCATTGATATAGAACTACAGCTTAAAGACCTTGAAACTGTTGAAAAACGCCTTGAAAAGGTAAAAAGAGCTGCTAAAACGGGTAATAAAGAAGCACAAGCCGAAGAAGCGTTACTTAACAGGTTACGAGCTGTTTTATTAGAAGGTAAATCGGCTAGGGTAGTACAACCCCAAAACCAAGATGAGGAGGAATTAATGGAGGCTTTCCAGTTAATTACTACCAAACCAGTACTGTATGTTTGTAACGTAGATGAAGGTGCTGCTGCAACAGGCAATGCCTACGTAGATAAAGTACGCGAGCTGGTAAAAGATGAAAATGCACAGGTTATTGTACTAGCAGTAGGTACTGAGGCGGATATTACGGAACTGGAAACCTACGAAGAACGCCAAATGTTTTTAGAGGATTTAGGACTTAAAGAGCCTGGAGCATCAGTATTAATACGTTCGGCATACAAACTACTCGATTTACAAACCTATTTCACCGCAGGTGTAAAAGAGGTACGTGCATGGACTATTAAAGTAGGTGATACCGCACCGCAAGCCGCAGGCGTTATCCATACCGATTTCGAAAAAGGCTTTATTCGTGCTGAGGTAATAGCCTACGACGATTACGAATCGTACGGCTCCGAAGCAAAAGTAAAAGAAGCTGGTAAATTACGTGTAGAAGGTAAAGAATACATTGTTAAAGACGGCGATGTAATGCACTTTAGGTTTAATGTGTAA